One region of Triticum aestivum cultivar Chinese Spring chromosome 6B, IWGSC CS RefSeq v2.1, whole genome shotgun sequence genomic DNA includes:
- the LOC123140094 gene encoding uncharacterized protein produces QSRQKSYADSKRKGTEYEVGDRVYLRVSPLRGVKRFGVKGKLAPRFVGPYKVLERMGEVAYKLELPEGLSGVHDVFHVSQLKKCHAEMADIPLRDTVPLETIQLKEDLTYEEKPVKILEHASRVTRSKVIKFCKVQWSHHTEEEATWEREEDLLKDHPH; encoded by the coding sequence cagtcaaggcagaagagctatgcagattcaaaacgcaaggggaCAGAATATGAAGTTGGggatagagtttatcttcgagtatctccacttcgaggagttaagcgttttggagttaaaggaaagttagcgccacgttttgtggggccatacaaggttttggaacgcatgggagaagtagcatacaagttggaattacctgagggattgtcaggagttcacgatgtgttccatgtttcacagttgaagaagtgtcacgcagagatggctgatataccactgagagatactgtgccactggaaacGATTCAGTTGAAAGAagatctgacctatgaagagaaaccagttaagattctggagcatgccagcagagttacccgcagtaaggttatcaagttttgcaaagttcagtggagccaccacactgaggaggaagccacctgggagcgagaggaagatctactcaaggaccaccctcac